Proteins from a genomic interval of Xiphias gladius isolate SHS-SW01 ecotype Sanya breed wild chromosome 23, ASM1685928v1, whole genome shotgun sequence:
- the rell2 gene encoding RELT-like protein 2 codes for MTDLEASGMREHPPPYMIFLVVFLFFLTGLLGFLICHLLKKKGYRCRTGDMDDENEEEEKVGGNADDEDEENQDTVEQILKCIIENEANMEAFNEMLGNHNICVRHDPRLRKESIGGVPPHHHTVHSGTDHNSCHLCAQVRSKKGRRQSRTPRSKQRPGEQTVFSVGRFRVTHTDKKLHGSPNPLASSGDQLDQSHDSEEQKEGGYNLRSMFKDVRPSSESANGVAPNVGKRRKSMTIFGLRRSSDPVGTKGVEGTSRETEGVKLAIHQQPVVLEELVQAENTEIAPERGTKSGSKPETELSKNQTPSLSRHEPKTAGCFNSASSQSKKQAHDSSSAPEDGSKPRPSHEPHTKLTIKPSAGSTAISAPSLLLIPSPTLSKQTFTTMERQGKTADKVLKDEEAYDPLPMQTSTPIVLMPGSIPGFTPVIPTGQSESFSSTVFPVIQTTPDASSSPDLEAGCGASLVSISLGSSPLSSFPIKTPSSFSSLKTPTSPQAVTRTPKLRSDQTMSSQSPIPSKIARSLQAQTSSPGVSANSKLDTMPSSQTPSSSPADENPSFGSSSHLTLKSGSGMSVTSMTKGYMVSSPLSLKEQELQVARIHKTEEKTKIKRVGVLKTAKLSQIEGGFRGSALSSPSDQISKDRLSSLPSSPSSPLSPSLLVGSRISSMTIVKASPDSNREFSVVAVLEDEESSSSIKDQKGETSELVVESEKLGISPVVGQGLEVSVSGTEQRESQRGETSTAEVRSTLSQEKNDMVEMEDIRDCKMIQVQEAEKMEEVEKMVHTHLK; via the exons ATGACTGATTTAGAAGCCTCAGGGATGAGGGAGCATCCCCCGCCCTACATGATCTTTCTGGtggtcttcctcttcttcctcactggACTGCTGGGCTTCCTCATCTGCCACCTGCTGAAGAAGAAGGGCTACCGCTGCCGAACCGGAGACATGGACGATGaaaacgaggaggaggagaaagttGGAGGAAATGCAGACG atgaggatgaagagaaCCAGGATACAGTGGAGCAAATCCTCAAATGCATCATTGAAAATGAAG CTAATATGGAAGCCTTCAATGAGATGTTGGGAAACCACAATATCTGTGTGCGACATGACCCCAG GTTGCGTAAGGAGTCTATTGGTGGTGTTCCTCCCCATCACCACACCGTCCACTCAGGCACCGACCACAACTCCTGCCACCTCTGTGCTCAGGTTCGATCTAAAAAAGGCCGCAGACAAAGTAGAACCCCCCGATCCAAACAACGACCTGGAGAACAGACTGTCTTCTCTGTTGGCAG GTTTCGGGTGACGCACACTGATAAGAAGCTCCATGGAAGTCCCAATCCATTGGCCAGTTCAGGGGACCAGCTGGACCAGTCTCATGACAGCGAGGAGCAGAAAGAGGGCGGGTACAATCTGAGGAGCATGTTCAAGGATGTCCGACCTTCCTCAGAGAGTGCAAATGGGGTTGCCCCAAATGTGGGGAAACGAAGGAAGAGCATGACCATATTTGGGCTGAGGCGGAGCAGTGACCCTGTTGGCACAAAAGGAGTGGAAGGGACAAGTAGGGAGACCGAAGGTGTTAAGTTGGCTATTCATCAGCAACCTGTAGTGCTGGAGGAACTGGTGCAGGCAGAGAACACTGAGATTGCCCCTGAACGTGGTACTAAATCTGGTTCCAAACCTGAAACCGAGCTCTCAAAGAATCAAACCCCTTCTCTATCGCGACATGAGCCTAAAACTGCAGGTTGTTTTAATTCTGCTTCTTCCCAAAGTAAGAAACAGGCCCATGACTCTAGCTCTGCTCCCGAGGATGGCTCTAAACCTAGGCCCAGTCACGAACCTCATACGAAGCTTACAATCAAACCTTCAGCTGGGAGTACGGCAATCTCTGCCCCCAGCTTGCTTCTCATTCCGTCTCCCACTTTGTCCAAGCAGACATTTACGACAATGGAGAGACAAGGAAAAACTGCAGATAAAGTGTTAAAAGATGAGGAGGCTTATGATCCTTTGCCCATGCAGACCTCTACACCAATTGTCCTCATGCCAGGATCCATTCCAGGTTTCACTCCTGTCATTCCTACTGGTCAGTCTGAATCCTTTTCTAGCACAGTTTTTCCAGTCATCCAAACTACCCCTGACGCAAGCTCCAGCCCAGATCTGGAAGCAGGTTGTGGTGCTAGCCTAGTTTCAATAAGTTTAGGCtcatctcctctgtcttcaTTCCCAATCAAGACCCCATCTTCATTCTCTTCATTAAAAACTCCTACCTCACCCCAGGCAGTCACACGTACCCCAAAACTCCGGTCAGACCAAACAATGTCTAGCCAATCTCCTATTCCATCAAAAATTGCTAGATCATTACAAGCCCAAACGTCCTCACCTGGTGTTAGTGCTAACTCCAAACTTGACACCATGCCCTCATCGCAaactccctcttcttctccagccGACGAAAACCCATCCTTCGGAAGTTCATCTCATCTGACTTTGAAGTCAGGCAGTGGGATGTCTGTAACATCTATGACCAAAGGGTATATGGTTTCAAGTCCATTATCTCTAAAGGAACAAGAGCTACAAGTCGCCAGAATTCacaagacagaagaaaagacaaaaataaagagagttGGGGTCCTCAAAACAGCTAAACTTTCACAAATTGAGGGAGGTTTTAGAGGTTCTgccctttcctctccctctgatCAGATTTCTAAAGACAGATTGAGCAGTTTGCCTTCATCACCCTCAAGCCCATTGTCCCCCTCCTTGCTTGTAGGGAGCAGAATAAGTAGCATGACCATTGTCAAAGCCAGTCCTGACAGTAATAGAgagttttctgttgttgctgttttggaGGATGAAGAATCCTCTTCATCAATAAAAGACCAGAAAGGAGAGACTTCTGAACTTGTGGTTGAATCTGAAAAATTGGGAATTAGTCCAGTAGTTGGTCAGGGATTAGAAGTTTCTGTTTCAGGTACTGAACAACGTGAGAGTCAAAGAGGAGAGACCTCTACAGCAGAGGTCAGGTCAACGTTGAGCCAAGAGAAAAATGACATGGTAGAGATGGAAGATATTAGAGACTGCAAGATGATCCAGGTGCAAGAAGcagagaagatggaggaggtggagaagatgGTACACACTCATTTGAAATAG